The Thunnus thynnus chromosome 2, fThuThy2.1, whole genome shotgun sequence genome includes a region encoding these proteins:
- the mrpl1 gene encoding 39S ribosomal protein L1, mitochondrial — protein MATCTRTVWKVLAGCQRQLLTAGGPAYAGVSQNTPRNIPVRSLAAVKVLRKDKKEDTEKEVKKEKRVIDDKDRHKPYGKTAWAPVDDVYVMRYYPRTMYDAADAIDLLKSFQALDFTPHNQPVYIDLRLDMKLEKKRKVDPFVSTVHLPHPFKTQMNKVLVFTEDANQAKIAQENGAAFAGGAELIQPILDDEISADFYVAAPDMLPNLTPLKNKLRKKFPKSKRGSVGVNIPKMLELFKTGHEYLVENDCYVRTQIATLDFSKEHIFANLKTILMDVCSHRPANTGPFIERAIIASQTSEALWFKSEDVLPKPAEKEEE, from the exons ATGGCAACGTGCACGCGGACCGTGTGGAAAG tTTTAGCAGGATGTCAGAGGCAGCTGCTGACTGCCGGTGGTCCCGCCTACGCAGGCGTCTCACAGAATACACCGAGGAATATCCCCGTCAGGAGTTTAGCAGCTGTCAA GGTACTAAGGAAGGACAAGAAAGAGGACACAGAGAAGGAGgtgaagaaggagaagagggtCATCGatgacaaagacagacacaagcCTTACGGCAAGACGGCGTGGGCGCCCGTGGACGACGTGTACGTAATGAGGTACTACCCCAGAACCATGTACGACGCAGCGGACGCCATCGACCTGCTCAAGAGCTTCCAGGCGTTGGACTTCACCCCCCACAATCAGCCCGTTTACATCGATCTGAGGCTGGACATGAAGCTGGAGAAAAAG AGAAAAGTCGACCCCTTCGTCAGCACGGTGCACCTACCTCACCCCTTCAAGACACAGATGAACaaagttttagtttttactgaG GATGCTAATCAAGCTAAAATCGCCCAGGAGAACGGAGCTGCGTTCGCCGGAGGAGCAGAGCTCATACAGCCG ATCCTAGACGATGAGATTTCAGCAGACTTCTACGTAGCAGCGCCTGATATGCTGCCTAATCTCACaccactgaaaaacaaactgaggaAGAAGTTTCCCAAGAGCAAGAGAG GCTCAGTCGGCGTCAACATTCCCAAGATGCTGGAGTTGTTTAAGACGGGTCACGAGTACCTGGTGGAGAACGACTGCTACGTCAGGACCCAGATCGCCACG CTCGACTTCTCAAAGGAACACATCTTCGCCAACCTGAAGACTATCCTGATGGATGTTTGCTCCCATCGGCCGGCTAACACGG GCCCTTTCATCGAGCGAGCGATCATCGCCAGTCAAACCAGTGAAGCTCTTTGGTTCAAGAGCGAAGACGTTTTACCAAAACCagcagagaaggaggaagaatgA